Proteins found in one Mesorhizobium sp. CAU 1732 genomic segment:
- a CDS encoding VOC family protein, with the protein MQKSDRRALDHLVLPTVDLSIARERLASLGFTVAPEGVHPFGTANVCVYFADETFLESLAVADPAVADEAAANGNVFVARDRAFRAARGDEGFSAVVLASTDADADHAAFVEAGSSAGQRLDFSRGYTDAQGAARTVSFRLALAAPDSEPDAFFFTCERVDAPAGGRGALAVHPNGVTGISRVVAIADEPARFSPFFSTFVGSDPVSDTGGVSVGSGRGSISVLTPQTGADLLGLEPKRANGLVLHAIIFTVSDLATVAQSLRSGGIGFEHHDRMIVVPASPGQGAVFAFEVHA; encoded by the coding sequence ATGCAAAAGTCTGACCGACGCGCACTTGACCACCTCGTCCTTCCGACGGTCGATCTGTCGATCGCGCGGGAGCGCCTGGCGTCGCTTGGATTCACGGTTGCGCCAGAAGGCGTGCATCCGTTTGGTACAGCGAATGTCTGCGTCTACTTTGCTGACGAGACATTTCTGGAATCGCTTGCGGTCGCCGATCCGGCAGTGGCAGATGAAGCTGCCGCAAACGGCAATGTCTTCGTTGCGCGCGACCGGGCATTTCGGGCAGCGCGGGGGGACGAGGGCTTTTCGGCGGTCGTTTTGGCCTCCACCGACGCCGATGCGGACCATGCCGCCTTTGTCGAGGCGGGGAGTTCGGCAGGCCAACGGCTCGATTTTTCGCGCGGTTACACGGACGCACAGGGTGCCGCGCGGACCGTCTCGTTCAGGCTGGCTTTGGCCGCACCGGATTCGGAACCTGATGCGTTCTTCTTCACTTGCGAGCGCGTCGATGCTCCTGCCGGCGGGCGAGGCGCGCTTGCCGTTCATCCAAATGGCGTGACCGGCATTTCGCGCGTCGTCGCAATTGCGGATGAACCAGCGCGGTTCAGCCCGTTTTTCTCGACATTCGTCGGCTCTGATCCTGTCAGCGATACCGGTGGCGTTTCCGTCGGATCGGGGAGGGGCTCGATCTCCGTGCTCACGCCGCAAACCGGCGCCGACCTGCTGGGTCTCGAGCCGAAGCGGGCGAACGGGCTCGTCCTGCACGCCATAATCTTTACCGTTTCCGATCTCGCCACGGTCGCGCAAAGCCTTAGAAGCGGCGGGATCGGCTTCGAACACCACGACCGTATGATCGTGGTTCCAGCTTCGCCCGGGCAGGGCGCCGTTTTTGCCTTTGAGGTGCACGCATGA
- a CDS encoding pyruvate dehydrogenase complex E1 component subunit beta has translation MPIEILMPALSPTMEEGNLSKWVKKEGDKVAPGDVIAEIETDKATMEVEAVDEGVLGKILVAEGTEGVKVNTPIATLLVDGESADDAKAVPAKSEPKADADTAPAADSDAGGKAREASDEPTAKKDAAVPAAPKVDVAADPDIPSGTEMVPTTVREALRDAMAEEMRRDEDVFIMGEEVAEYQGAYKITQGLLQEFGARRVVDTPITEHGFAGVGVGAAMAGLKPIVEFMTFNFAMQAIDQIVNSAAKTLYMAGGQMGAPIVFRGPNGAAARVGAQHSQCYAAWYGHIPGLKVVMPYSAADAKGLLKAAIRDPNPVIFLENEILYGQTFDVPKLDDFVLPIGKARVHKQGKDVTIVSFGIGMTYVVKAEAELRAMGLDVEIIDLRTIRPLDFDTILTSVKKTNRLVVVEEGFPQSSVGDHIASQVMQRAFDHLDAPVITIAGKDVPMPYAANLEKLALPNVGEVVEAVKAVTYRS, from the coding sequence ATGCCGATCGAAATCCTGATGCCGGCCCTCTCTCCGACGATGGAGGAGGGCAATCTTTCGAAATGGGTCAAGAAGGAAGGCGACAAGGTCGCCCCCGGCGACGTGATCGCCGAGATCGAGACCGACAAGGCGACGATGGAAGTGGAAGCCGTCGATGAAGGCGTACTGGGCAAGATCCTGGTCGCCGAGGGTACTGAAGGCGTGAAGGTGAATACGCCGATCGCCACCCTGCTGGTGGATGGCGAGAGCGCCGACGATGCCAAGGCCGTGCCGGCCAAAAGCGAGCCGAAGGCCGATGCGGATACGGCGCCTGCGGCCGATTCCGACGCCGGCGGAAAGGCCCGCGAGGCTTCCGACGAGCCGACCGCGAAGAAGGATGCCGCCGTTCCGGCTGCGCCCAAGGTCGATGTCGCCGCAGATCCGGACATCCCGTCGGGCACCGAAATGGTTCCGACCACCGTTCGCGAAGCGCTTCGCGATGCGATGGCTGAGGAAATGCGCCGCGATGAAGACGTCTTCATCATGGGCGAGGAGGTGGCCGAGTACCAGGGCGCCTACAAGATCACCCAGGGGCTGCTCCAGGAATTCGGCGCGCGCCGGGTGGTCGATACCCCGATCACCGAGCACGGTTTCGCCGGTGTGGGTGTCGGTGCGGCAATGGCCGGCCTGAAGCCGATCGTTGAATTCATGACGTTCAACTTCGCGATGCAGGCGATCGACCAGATCGTCAATTCGGCCGCGAAGACCCTCTACATGGCGGGCGGCCAGATGGGCGCGCCGATCGTGTTCCGCGGACCGAACGGCGCGGCAGCGCGCGTCGGCGCGCAGCACTCGCAATGCTACGCGGCCTGGTACGGGCACATTCCCGGCCTCAAGGTCGTCATGCCGTACTCGGCTGCGGATGCGAAGGGGCTCCTCAAGGCTGCGATCCGCGATCCGAACCCGGTCATCTTCCTCGAAAACGAAATCCTCTACGGCCAGACCTTCGATGTGCCGAAGCTCGACGATTTCGTGCTGCCGATCGGCAAGGCGCGTGTGCACAAGCAGGGCAAGGACGTGACGATCGTCTCCTTCGGCATCGGCATGACCTATGTCGTCAAGGCCGAGGCCGAGTTGCGCGCCATGGGCCTCGATGTCGAGATCATCGACCTGCGCACGATTCGCCCACTCGATTTCGACACGATCCTGACCTCGGTCAAGAAGACGAACCGTCTCGTGGTGGTCGAAGAGGGCTTCCCGCAATCTTCGGTCGGCGATCACATCGCCAGCCAGGTGATGCAGCGCGCGTTCGATCATCTCGACGCTCCGGTGATCACCATTGCGGGCAAGGACGTGCCGATGCCCTATGCGGCGAACCTCGAGAAGCTGGCACTTCCGAATGTCGGTGAGGTCGTCGAGGCGGTGAAAGCCGTCACGTACCGGAGCTGA
- the pdhA gene encoding pyruvate dehydrogenase (acetyl-transferring) E1 component subunit alpha: MATAARKTSAKSKADAKSQPALKTPLPAKFSKEDELKAYRDMLLIRRFEEKAGQLYGMGFIGGFCHLYIGQEAVVTGMKMALIEGDQMITAYRDHGHMLAMDMSPRGVMAELTGRRGGYSKGKGGSMHMFSKEKNFYGGHGIVGAQVSLGTGLAFANRYRGNKNVSLTYFGDGAANQGQVYESFNMASLWKLPVIYIIENNRYAMGTSVSRSSAETDFSQRGLSFRIPGIQVDGMDVRAVKSAGELAVEHCRSGAGPIILEMQTYRYRGHSMSDPAKYRSKDEVQKMRSEHDPIEQVKARLLEAKWSTEDDLKALDKEVRDIVADAADFAQTDPEPDPSELYTNILL; this comes from the coding sequence ATGGCGACAGCCGCCAGGAAGACGTCCGCCAAATCCAAGGCCGACGCAAAATCCCAGCCTGCATTGAAGACGCCGCTGCCGGCAAAATTCTCGAAAGAGGATGAGTTGAAGGCGTATCGCGACATGCTCCTGATTCGGCGCTTTGAGGAGAAGGCCGGCCAGCTCTACGGAATGGGCTTCATCGGCGGTTTCTGCCACCTCTATATCGGGCAGGAAGCGGTCGTGACCGGCATGAAGATGGCGCTCATCGAGGGCGACCAGATGATCACCGCCTACCGCGACCATGGTCATATGCTTGCGATGGACATGAGCCCGCGCGGCGTGATGGCCGAGCTCACCGGACGCCGTGGAGGTTACTCCAAGGGCAAGGGCGGCTCGATGCACATGTTCTCCAAGGAGAAGAATTTCTACGGTGGGCATGGCATCGTCGGTGCGCAGGTGTCGCTTGGCACGGGGCTCGCATTCGCCAACCGCTATCGCGGCAACAAGAATGTCTCGCTGACCTATTTCGGTGACGGCGCTGCAAACCAGGGCCAGGTCTACGAGAGCTTCAACATGGCGTCGCTGTGGAAGCTGCCGGTGATCTACATCATCGAGAACAATCGCTATGCGATGGGCACCTCGGTAAGCCGCTCGTCGGCCGAGACCGATTTCTCGCAGCGCGGCCTGTCCTTCCGCATTCCCGGGATCCAGGTGGACGGCATGGACGTTCGCGCGGTCAAATCCGCCGGCGAACTCGCCGTCGAGCATTGCCGCTCGGGCGCGGGGCCGATCATCCTCGAGATGCAGACCTACCGCTATCGCGGTCACTCCATGTCGGATCCGGCAAAGTACCGCTCCAAGGACGAAGTGCAGAAGATGCGCTCCGAGCATGATCCGATCGAGCAGGTGAAGGCGCGGCTTCTCGAAGCCAAGTGGTCCACCGAGGACGATCTGAAGGCGCTCGACAAGGAAGTTCGCGACATCGTCGCGGATGCGGCCGACTTCGCCCAGACCGACCCTGAGCCGGATCCGTCCGAGCTCTACACGAACATCCTGCTCTAG
- the secG gene encoding preprotein translocase subunit SecG, translating to MQTILIVIHLMVVLALVGVVLLQRSEGGGLGIGGGSGFMTARGAANALTRATAMLAVAFFATSLSLSLLARYGEQPLDILNRVPTSGQQAPAGTGGGVLDQLGGSGATPSSEAPTETPAPAQPAQPQVPNQ from the coding sequence ATGCAGACTATTCTCATCGTCATCCATCTGATGGTCGTCCTCGCTCTCGTGGGCGTGGTCCTCCTCCAGCGCTCGGAAGGCGGCGGTCTCGGCATCGGCGGCGGCTCTGGTTTCATGACGGCGCGCGGCGCGGCAAATGCGCTGACGCGGGCCACGGCAATGCTGGCGGTTGCGTTCTTTGCGACGTCGCTCTCTCTGTCTCTGCTGGCGCGCTACGGCGAACAGCCGCTCGATATTCTCAACCGCGTTCCAACCTCGGGCCAGCAGGCACCGGCAGGTACGGGCGGCGGCGTGCTCGACCAGCTCGGCGGCAGCGGCGCAACGCCTTCGTCGGAGGCGCCGACCGAGACGCCCGCGCCGGCTCAGCCAGCGCAGCCACAGGTTCCGAACCAGTAA
- the eno gene encoding phosphopyruvate hydratase codes for MTAIIDIIGREILDSRGNPTVEVDVILEDGSMGRAAVPSGASTGAHEAMELRDGGARYLGKGVKGAVDAVNGELFEAIGGLDAENQIQIDRAMIDLDGTHNKSRLGANAILGVSLAVAKAAASASNLPLYRYVGGAGAHVLPVPMMNIINGGAHADNPIDFQEFMIMPVGAETFREGLRWGAEIFHTLKKSLKDAGHNTNVGDEGGFAPNLKSAQAALDFVMASIEKAGYKPGEQVGIALDCAATEFFKDGNYVYEGEKKTRAPKAQAKYLAKLAADYPIISIEDGMSEDDWDGWKTLTDLCGSKVQLVGDDLFVTNSARLKDGIKMGVANSILVKVNQIGTLTETLDAVETAHKAAYTAVMSHRSGETEDSTIADLAVATNCGQIKTGSLARSDRLAKYNQLLRIEEQLGKHARYAGKSILKG; via the coding sequence ATGACCGCAATCATCGACATCATCGGCCGGGAAATCCTCGACAGCCGTGGCAATCCGACCGTCGAGGTGGATGTCATCCTCGAAGACGGCTCGATGGGCCGGGCGGCCGTTCCCTCCGGCGCTTCCACCGGTGCGCATGAGGCGATGGAACTGCGCGACGGCGGAGCGCGCTATCTCGGAAAGGGCGTCAAGGGCGCGGTCGATGCCGTCAATGGAGAGCTCTTCGAGGCGATCGGTGGGCTCGACGCCGAAAACCAGATCCAGATCGACCGGGCGATGATCGATCTCGACGGCACGCACAACAAGTCGCGCCTTGGCGCGAACGCCATTCTCGGCGTGTCGCTTGCCGTGGCGAAGGCTGCGGCGTCCGCGTCCAACCTCCCGCTCTACCGCTATGTGGGTGGTGCCGGTGCGCATGTTCTTCCCGTGCCGATGATGAACATCATCAATGGCGGTGCGCATGCCGACAACCCGATCGATTTCCAGGAATTCATGATCATGCCGGTCGGCGCGGAAACGTTCCGCGAGGGGCTTCGGTGGGGTGCGGAAATCTTCCACACGCTCAAGAAGAGCCTGAAGGATGCCGGTCATAACACCAATGTCGGCGACGAAGGCGGCTTCGCACCGAACCTGAAGAGCGCGCAGGCAGCGCTCGACTTCGTCATGGCCTCGATCGAGAAGGCTGGCTACAAGCCCGGCGAACAGGTCGGCATCGCGCTCGACTGCGCGGCTACCGAGTTCTTCAAGGACGGCAACTACGTCTATGAAGGCGAGAAGAAGACCCGCGCCCCCAAGGCGCAGGCAAAGTACCTCGCGAAGCTCGCCGCCGACTATCCGATCATCTCGATCGAGGACGGCATGTCGGAGGACGATTGGGACGGCTGGAAGACGCTCACCGACCTGTGCGGCAGCAAGGTCCAGCTCGTGGGCGACGATCTCTTCGTGACCAACTCGGCGCGGCTCAAGGACGGCATCAAGATGGGTGTCGCCAACTCCATCCTGGTCAAGGTCAACCAGATCGGTACGCTGACGGAGACGCTTGACGCGGTCGAGACCGCGCATAAGGCGGCCTATACGGCGGTGATGTCGCATCGCTCGGGCGAGACCGAGGACTCCACGATCGCCGACCTCGCGGTTGCGACCAATTGCGGGCAGATCAAGACCGGGTCGCTTGCACGCTCGGACCGGCTGGCGAAGTACAACCAGCTCCTGCGTATCGAGGAGCAGCTTGGCAAGCATGCGCGTTACGCCGGAAAATCGATCCTGAAGGGCTGA
- a CDS encoding septum formation initiator family protein, producing MWTRQKKKRNTGALIVPAIAAVFLSYFGFHAFHGEYGIYSKYRLEERVAGLEANLARVTAERTHLEQRVQLLHDGTLEKDMLDEHARRSLNLALPGEIIIMRPRSSN from the coding sequence ATGTGGACTCGCCAGAAAAAGAAACGCAACACCGGCGCTCTCATCGTGCCGGCGATCGCCGCCGTGTTCCTCTCCTATTTCGGCTTCCATGCCTTTCACGGCGAGTATGGCATTTACTCCAAGTACCGCCTCGAAGAGCGCGTCGCCGGGCTCGAAGCCAATCTGGCGCGTGTGACCGCCGAGCGGACGCATCTGGAGCAGCGCGTGCAGCTCCTGCATGACGGCACGCTCGAGAAGGACATGCTGGACGAACACGCCCGCCGCTCCCTCAATCTCGCGCTTCCCGGCGAAATCATCATCATGCGGCCGCGCTCTTCGAATTAA
- the tpiA gene encoding triose-phosphate isomerase → MTRGIRPLVAGNWKMNGTSASLPEIIVIGNGFMKGLETQTDALICVPATLLWRASEILHRTPVKSGGQDCHAKENGAHTGDVSAEMIKDAGASHVIVGHSERRTDHAETDEQVHAKAVAAWRAGIVSIICIGETQAEREGGKTLDVLSKQIAGSVPTSATHANCVLAYEPVWAIGTGLTPSVSDVAEAHAHIRAQLIERIGETEASRMRILYGGSVKPSNAVELLSIENVNGALVGGASLKASDFLGIAEAYGAI, encoded by the coding sequence ATGACAAGAGGCATTCGACCCCTCGTAGCCGGAAACTGGAAGATGAACGGCACAAGCGCTTCGCTGCCCGAAATCATCGTCATCGGAAACGGCTTCATGAAGGGACTGGAGACGCAGACCGATGCGCTCATCTGCGTTCCCGCGACCCTTTTGTGGCGTGCATCCGAGATCCTTCATCGCACGCCCGTCAAATCCGGTGGGCAGGATTGCCATGCCAAGGAAAATGGCGCGCACACCGGCGATGTGTCCGCGGAAATGATCAAGGATGCCGGCGCGTCGCATGTCATCGTCGGTCATTCGGAGCGCCGAACCGATCATGCCGAGACCGACGAGCAGGTGCATGCAAAGGCGGTTGCAGCGTGGCGGGCCGGCATCGTCTCCATCATTTGTATCGGCGAAACACAGGCGGAGCGGGAAGGCGGCAAAACGCTCGACGTTTTGTCGAAGCAGATTGCCGGTTCGGTCCCGACCAGCGCGACCCATGCGAATTGTGTCCTTGCCTATGAGCCCGTATGGGCGATCGGCACGGGCCTGACGCCGAGCGTAAGCGACGTCGCGGAAGCGCACGCTCACATTCGTGCGCAGCTCATCGAGCGAATCGGAGAGACCGAAGCGTCGCGCATGCGCATTCTCTATGGCGGGTCCGTGAAGCCGTCGAATGCGGTCGAACTTCTGTCCATCGAGAACGTCAATGGGGCATTGGTTGGCGGTGCCAGTCTGAAGGCATCGGACTTCCTCGGTATCGCGGAAGCCTATGGCGCGATCTGA
- a CDS encoding CTP synthase, producing MARYVFITGGVVSSLGKGIAAAALGALLQARGYRVRIRKLDPYLNVDPGTMSPYQHGEVFVTDDGAETDLDLGHYERFTGRSANQQDNITTGRIYKNIIERERRGDYLGATVQVIPHVTDEIKNFVLEGNEEYDFVLCEIGGTVGDIEAMPFLEAIRQLGNDLPRGQAVYIHLTLMPWIPAAGELKTKPTQHSVKELRSIGIAPDILLVRADRAIPKEERRKLSLFCNVRESAVIQALDVAHIYDVPMAYHKEGLDGEVLAAFGIDPAPKPRMERWQEISSRIHNPEGEVTIAIVGKYTGLKDAYKSLIEALSHGGMANKVRVKFDWIESEVFEKEDPAPFLEKVHGILVPGGFGERGSEGKILAAKFARERKVPYFGICFGMQMACIEAARSLAGIENASSTEFGEAKEPVVGLMTEWLKGNMLEKRREAGDLGGTMRLGAYEASLVAGSKIAEIYGDTTISERHRHRYEVNIDYKERLEACGLVFGGMSPDGVLPETVEYADHPWFIGVQYHPELKSRPFEPHPLFASFINAAMDQSRLV from the coding sequence ATGGCGCGATATGTTTTCATCACCGGCGGCGTGGTTTCCTCACTCGGTAAAGGCATTGCCGCAGCGGCTCTTGGAGCCCTCCTGCAGGCACGTGGTTACCGTGTACGAATCCGCAAGCTCGACCCTTATCTCAATGTCGATCCGGGCACGATGTCGCCCTATCAGCATGGCGAGGTCTTTGTGACCGACGACGGTGCTGAGACGGATCTCGATCTCGGACACTACGAGCGGTTCACCGGTCGTTCTGCGAACCAGCAGGACAACATCACGACCGGTCGAATCTACAAGAACATCATCGAGCGGGAGCGGCGCGGCGACTATCTTGGCGCCACCGTGCAGGTCATTCCGCACGTCACCGACGAGATCAAGAACTTCGTGCTCGAAGGCAACGAGGAGTACGATTTCGTGCTCTGCGAGATCGGCGGCACTGTCGGCGATATCGAGGCGATGCCTTTCCTGGAAGCGATTCGCCAGCTCGGCAACGACCTCCCGCGCGGGCAGGCGGTCTATATCCATCTGACGCTGATGCCCTGGATCCCGGCTGCCGGCGAATTGAAGACCAAGCCGACGCAGCATTCGGTGAAGGAGTTGCGGTCGATCGGCATTGCGCCCGACATCCTGCTGGTGCGCGCCGATCGCGCGATACCCAAGGAAGAGCGCCGCAAGCTGTCGCTGTTCTGCAATGTGCGGGAAAGCGCCGTCATCCAGGCGCTTGACGTCGCGCATATCTATGACGTGCCGATGGCCTATCACAAGGAAGGGCTGGACGGCGAAGTGCTTGCCGCCTTCGGCATCGACCCCGCGCCAAAGCCTCGCATGGAACGCTGGCAGGAGATTTCCAGCCGCATCCACAATCCCGAAGGCGAAGTCACGATCGCGATCGTCGGCAAGTATACCGGCCTGAAAGACGCCTACAAATCGCTTATCGAGGCGCTGTCGCATGGCGGGATGGCGAACAAGGTGCGGGTGAAGTTCGACTGGATCGAATCGGAAGTCTTCGAAAAGGAAGACCCCGCACCGTTCCTCGAAAAAGTGCATGGCATTCTCGTTCCGGGCGGCTTCGGCGAGCGCGGTTCGGAAGGCAAGATCCTGGCGGCGAAGTTCGCCCGCGAGCGCAAGGTGCCGTATTTCGGCATCTGCTTCGGCATGCAGATGGCCTGTATCGAGGCTGCGCGTTCTCTGGCGGGGATCGAAAACGCATCATCGACCGAATTCGGCGAAGCGAAGGAGCCCGTCGTCGGCCTGATGACCGAATGGCTTAAGGGCAACATGCTCGAGAAGCGGCGCGAAGCCGGTGACCTTGGCGGAACGATGCGTCTCGGCGCCTATGAAGCGAGCCTCGTCGCGGGTTCGAAGATCGCGGAGATCTATGGCGATACGACCATTTCGGAACGCCATCGCCATCGCTACGAGGTCAATATCGACTACAAGGAGCGGCTGGAGGCCTGCGGGCTGGTGTTCGGCGGCATGTCGCCTGATGGCGTCTTGCCCGAGACGGTCGAATATGCCGACCATCCGTGGTTCATCGGCGTCCAGTATCATCCTGAGCTGAAATCGCGGCCGTTCGAACCGCATCCGCTCTTCGCCAGCTTCATCAATGCGGCAATGGACCAGTCGCGGCTCGTCTGA
- a CDS encoding PRC-barrel domain-containing protein, translated as MATATGHTAAIQASRVIGTEVYNTEGKNIGRIEDVMLDKTSNNIMFAVIGFGGFLGIGEKYHAIPWASLDYEEHRGGYVVPFSKDQLQAAPVHEINELTGGDGYKARDASYDYYKVPPYWI; from the coding sequence ATGGCAACTGCGACAGGACATACCGCTGCGATTCAGGCTTCGCGCGTGATCGGCACCGAGGTCTACAACACCGAAGGGAAAAACATCGGGCGGATCGAGGATGTGATGCTGGACAAAACATCCAACAACATCATGTTCGCCGTGATCGGTTTTGGCGGATTCCTCGGTATCGGCGAGAAATACCACGCAATTCCATGGGCTTCGCTCGACTACGAAGAGCACCGCGGCGGATATGTCGTCCCCTTCAGCAAGGACCAGCTCCAGGCTGCTCCGGTGCATGAGATCAACGAATTGACCGGCGGCGACGGCTACAAGGCCCGCGACGCGTCCTACGACTACTACAAGGTCCCGCCCTACTGGATCTGA
- a CDS encoding alpha/beta fold hydrolase, giving the protein MDRWGIGSVFRFLALVFSNGWAVTGISATIAVSLLILSTAPEILLFRERLAFSLLELESKVALQPIDLPTHDGLMLRSWYHAPEAGKPVIVYFPGRAGDVIKKPSHLFDLAEQGYGLMLAGYRGYGGNPGRPNEDKLYRDAAALLARVAEDKLAPSGIVLYGYSMGTGIASYVAAKSKPVGVVLEAPFTSFRDIVGHNARRMPLWLVRTRFDTQSRFASIDAPILLLAGERDTVTPPIFATLLASINEGLSRLHVFPEAAHDDMFEHGAWEAVSSFLGGLQELAVPPAAAMDILSPE; this is encoded by the coding sequence ATGGATCGGTGGGGTATCGGCAGCGTGTTCAGGTTTCTTGCGCTTGTGTTCAGCAACGGGTGGGCGGTGACGGGCATCTCGGCGACGATCGCCGTGTCGCTGCTGATCCTGTCGACCGCGCCTGAAATCCTGCTGTTCCGGGAACGCCTGGCCTTCAGCCTGCTGGAACTGGAGAGCAAGGTCGCGTTGCAGCCGATCGATCTGCCGACACATGACGGGTTGATGCTGCGCTCGTGGTATCATGCGCCTGAGGCTGGCAAGCCGGTCATCGTCTATTTTCCCGGCCGGGCCGGCGACGTCATCAAGAAACCGTCGCATCTCTTCGATCTTGCTGAGCAAGGCTACGGGCTGATGCTCGCGGGGTATCGCGGCTATGGTGGCAATCCCGGTCGCCCGAACGAAGACAAGCTCTACCGCGACGCCGCCGCCCTCCTTGCAAGGGTCGCTGAAGACAAGCTCGCGCCCAGCGGCATCGTGCTCTATGGCTATTCGATGGGCACTGGGATCGCGAGCTACGTCGCGGCGAAGTCGAAGCCGGTCGGTGTCGTTTTGGAAGCGCCATTCACCTCGTTTCGCGATATCGTCGGGCACAACGCCCGGCGCATGCCGCTGTGGCTGGTTCGTACGCGATTCGACACGCAATCCCGTTTCGCGTCGATCGACGCTCCCATTCTTCTTCTCGCCGGCGAACGCGATACGGTGACGCCGCCGATCTTCGCGACGCTGTTGGCCTCGATCAACGAGGGGCTGTCGAGACTGCATGTGTTTCCAGAAGCGGCGCATGACGACATGTTCGAACATGGCGCGTGGGAGGCCGTGTCGAGTTTCCTCGGAGGTCTCCAGGAACTCGCGGTGCCGCCGGCGGCTGCGATGGATATTCTCTCGCCAGAATAG
- the kdsA gene encoding 3-deoxy-8-phosphooctulonate synthase, with protein MTQPNATVVAGSASFSNSAPLTLIAGPCQLESRQHAFDMAGALKDICTGLGIGLVYKSSFDKANRTSLGGTRGAGLDAALPVFADLRKEFGLPVLTDVHTEEQCAIVAEVVDILQIPAFLSRQTDLLIAAAKTGKIVNVKKGQFLAPWDMKNVVAKITDSGNRNVLVTERGASFGYNTLVSDMRSLPIMAEMGAPVIFDATHSVQQPGGQGGSTGGERRFVETLARAAVAVGVAGVFIETHQDPDNAPSDGPNMVPLKDMPRLLETLMAFDLVSKQIA; from the coding sequence ATGACCCAACCAAACGCCACGGTCGTCGCTGGCTCGGCCAGCTTCAGCAATTCCGCCCCGCTGACCTTGATCGCGGGCCCGTGCCAGCTCGAATCGCGGCAACACGCATTCGACATGGCAGGCGCGCTGAAGGACATCTGCACCGGCCTTGGGATCGGTCTCGTCTACAAATCCTCGTTCGACAAGGCCAACCGTACCTCGCTTGGCGGCACGCGCGGCGCAGGACTGGATGCGGCATTGCCGGTCTTCGCCGACCTGCGCAAGGAATTCGGGCTGCCGGTTCTGACCGACGTCCACACTGAGGAACAGTGCGCGATCGTGGCGGAGGTGGTGGATATCCTGCAGATCCCCGCTTTCCTGTCGCGCCAGACCGATCTGCTGATCGCCGCTGCCAAGACAGGCAAGATCGTCAACGTGAAAAAGGGGCAATTCCTCGCGCCGTGGGACATGAAAAACGTGGTCGCCAAGATCACGGACTCCGGCAACCGGAACGTGCTCGTCACGGAGCGCGGCGCGTCCTTTGGCTACAACACACTCGTGTCCGACATGCGCTCGCTTCCGATCATGGCGGAGATGGGCGCGCCCGTGATCTTCGATGCGACGCATTCCGTGCAACAACCCGGAGGGCAAGGAGGATCAACCGGCGGGGAACGGCGCTTTGTCGAAACGCTGGCGCGCGCCGCAGTCGCCGTGGGCGTCGCAGGCGTGTTCATCGAGACGCATCAAGATCCCGACAATGCACCCTCCGACGGACCGAACATGGTGCCGCTCAAGGATATGCCTCGGCTCCTCGAGACGCTGATGGCGTTCGATCTTGTATCCAAGCAGATCGCCTGA